The DNA sequence TATTTACATGCTTAAATTCCAACTATCAAATTAGTTTCACCATATGTTATAGGCAGAAATAGAAACTAAGCTTTACGATACCTAAGGATTGAAGGTCTAGAGCTAAAAATGGTACACAAGTACCCTTGTGGAAAGAAAATCCCTATCTGTGTAATCCTGGTGTCTGGTGTTGAATAATCTATATTTCAGGCTGAAGCAATAAAAGATGACTCAAATAAACAGGTATTTTTGTAGAATCATGTGATCAAGAATTGGCCACAATTAGCAAGCATGTTGTAACATACTTCTTTGTTAAACTGAAATGATGCTTGGAGTGAAAGCTCCGATGGATCTATTTCAAATATCTGCATTGAAGCAACActagaatagaaaattttcagcCTATCTCATTAACATAACTTGTTAAAATGTGTGAAGATATTAAACATTAAATGATTCTCATCTCTAACAACTTAAACTTGAGGAGGTAGTCGTACCATACCAAACAAGGGTCATGGGTTCCCATCTTATTaccacctatttataatagaaatGTTTCACGTGAAGGGTTGTGCACATGAGGAGGCATGTTaagatatcaaatattaaatgattctcCCCACTAAATAGCTTAACCTTTTAGATTAAGGTTTTTAGATGAGGTGGTTATTTAACAACATTAAATCCTTGTCTTCATCTGTGAGACCTGTGAAGGGAATATAAAACATCACTTTCAAGCAAGAGGCAAAAAACGGAGATACTGAACTTATTCGTAGTACAGTACACTGTCAAAAGGAAAAGACCATCTAATTAAGGTGCCTAAAACCGAATTCatgcatttttcaaatttctaaaGCATGCTGAATACGTCCaaatgatttaataaaatattggcAGCAATTTTAAGTTGAATCAAGACCTTCTGTCATTTTTCAACTGAAAGTTTTACTCTTTATAAAAGACAAGCATTTAACTGAAGCTGCAGAAATGTGAAGACATCAAAAAGAGACAAAACAATCTTATGTCCAGGAGCTTAATAGGTGGCATGCCATAAGAAGCACATCTTTTGGCATATTGTTCCTTGTTGATTTTAGACGAGATCATACTTTGGTACTTGGAGTTTCCCAAGACTAATGAGAGGTAGCAAAAGATACCAGCAAGAGACAGTCGCTGTTATTGTTTGGAATGCACTATTGAATTCACAATTAATGAAGGGGTCTGTAGAGGACGTCGTATtacaagataaataaaatgataaagtaATGAGTTCCAGTTCTTCGATATCCACAAGAGCAAGTTCTTATTGTGGTTAGCATGGATCCTAAATTTATCTTACAAAACTAAATGTTATGGGTTATTGTAACACTGATAATGAAACCTCTTATAATGATAAGGGTGCAGTGttaagacaaaaatatcttCTGAATGCTTTATCCAAGGCGCAAGCACATATCAGTGGTAAGAACACAATTATGCTctaatttgacataatttctTTGCACTCTGTCCCATATGACTTAGCTCATACCCAACACTGAATTTCGGAAAACAAAGTTACAATTCTTCAATTCAGTTGCATTAGACAGAAACACTCAATTTAGAATAGTAAGTTAGGTCTACATAATAGAGTACTGACTAAGAAGAATAAAACACAGAGCTATTTATAAGGTAATTTGAGCTTGAAAATATACCACCAACAGAAACCTCAATCAAGCCCTTTCCTGGTGCATGATCTCTTAGAGTGTAAAGCGTTTCCACAGATTCAAGTGTTCTCCCTCCATACTTCATATGTGTAATGACTGGCACCAATCCTGCTTGCATGGAAATTCTGGATATTAGCAGCTAATGATGCATATCTTCagcccaaaaaattaaagtctGTAAGTAGCATGTTCGTGCTTCTGCTTTTGTTCTTGGAAAAGGTCAGTAGAATGACTGGAAGAAATGGTTTTCAGCAAAGGATTAGCATATTCTCCTTCTTTCTGTGAATTTATGCAGacccttcaatttctaaggtTACTAAACCATGAATATTTCTTTGAAAAGAGCAATCTTGTCCTGCAAGCTATACGGTGTACgtctaaaatatttagtgaCATTAAGCAGGCCTGAATAAGAACAATCACTGGACAATTGGCAACATAATGACAACAACCATCTATAACAACcaattgacaaaaaaagatTGGAAATGCCAAGTCTAGAGCTAACAACTCAATACAGAGTTCTCAATTCAAGTATCTGATTCCTTCCACGTCTATTAGTACAAAATAACTTCAGATTCtacaataacaaaaagattGATAATTTAAAGCTGGAATGCTTCTCTTCATGTTTAGAGACCCCATGGATATCATGATTAAtgcacaataaaatttaaagcaaAGCTCCAGAAGCAGATATGTTTCTGAAACTTTCCGCTTAAAAATGCCAAAGGATGCACAACTTCACCTTACCCTAGACCACGTGCACAAGTTATTATCAGCTTGTCCAAAAAGCATTCACTAATTAAGTCGCCCAAAAATGAATAACAAATATGCAaaaccaaattcaagaaacaagaGTTGCTTCCTACCTCTTGATCTCTTTTCTCTGGAAAGTTGTAAATAGTACAAGCATGCCAATTCAACCTTTATCCGTTCTATGTCGAGTTTAGCACCAACACTGCACATATCTGGGTCCACATGTACCAATTCttgatcaattttgaaaatgagaTGTTGCTGCAACACACATCAAGGAAAGTCCAGTAAGAAGGAACATGTCTtacgaaaaaattaaatactaacCTCCTCATTAAATAATCACGACTAACCATCTATGagtaataaacaattaatcatgctttgaacaaatattttcgaAAGTAGTGTACTACATAAGACATGATCATTATTTGGTTATTTGACTATCTGGATCTTTGGGATTCACTCTAGATCTATGGATTTAAATCCTTTAAGAAGCACgagaaagaatgaaaatgaacCCACCAAGCTTCCTTATCAAGAAGCAATTTTACAGATTACGgtagaaagaacaaaattaagataataagcataaattttggtttttctcTAAATACTCACACAACGTTCATCAAAACAAGCATGTACATCTGCAGTGGAAATTTCATTCTGAAATAGGTTGCCGGAGCCGAAATAAATGCTGTTGCCATTTTCATTAGCATTGGAATTACCCACAGCTTCCGTTGTTCCTGTAAGTCTAAAATCTTTGCTATCCTGTAAGCCTAATTTAGGAGTCCCGGATTTGTAAGAACAGGTGCTGCTCTCGAGATTGGGACAAGTACAAGCATCAGATGTACATTTTGAGGCGACAGGTGAAACATCCTATAGAAcataaaaacttaattaaaacTTTGATTGACAAGAAAAATCACATTGAATCAATTGTAAGATTCAATCACCTGGACGTCATGAACTGGACTGTTGGGATACTTTCTGGTTACTGCAACATAAGAGATTAGATTCAAAATTCTAACTTCAATAAATAAGTGTGGAGAAAGTAATAAACACGATCTGCAGCTTACATTCACCAGAAGTTGCAATGCCTTCCTCTGCATACTTGCGAACCCTTCTTCTGGAGCAAGAATCCTCCTCATTTTCACCTTCATCATCAGAAAGGATAACCCGTACACGCTTACGATTAACTGTAAAACTACCAGTGGATCTGGATATGCTCTGTGTAGGGGATCCACATGGTCTGGAAGAGGCATTGGGTGCACTTCCACACGCAGTTCTCTGCTTAGTTCTCTGTTTTCCGATACTTTTAACGGATTGAAGTAGGGATACCAAAGGCatgttttcatccaaatcatCATCAATATCATCAGATTTTACTCTAGAGAGATTCGGTTTATATTTCTTTGGTGAAAAGCTACCATCAGACCTATCATCTGTTGATAGGTTGTCCAAGTCTGTTTTGGTCTCAGAACAGCACTCCCCTAAAATACCTTCAGGCTCGAGCTCCCAATTTTTGGATTGCTTTAATTTGTCAATTAATAACTTTGCCCCCCTGGAAATATTGCCAGATATTATTGAATGCACAAACTATTGACACAAAAGAGAGAGCCTTTTGCGCTGGTCAATCTCACAAGACATATACAAAAATGTGACCCATAAATTTCACCTCATTTCTCTTCCACTTCCAGAAAGACTTTTCTTTAAGACTAATGACCAAAGGTGTCAAAACTGATGGATGCAATTTACCTGGCCTCTTCAGCATCATCAAAGCGAATCATGTAGCTGTAATGGATATTTTCTAGAGCAGACAGCTGCAAGGAAGGCAGTTTTCCTTTAACAGCCATCCTGTAACAAAGAATAAGATCCTCAGGAAAGAACAAATATATCCTTGGACACAATCTTTATTCATAGATATGGGATGGAATGCAACCAGAAAAGCATGATAAAAGATATCAACAAGAAAAGTTGCAAAATGTATGAAGTCTGATCTGCAATATCACACCAAATATGCAGAAGATATGCAATCTACCAAATGCAGGAAAgcagttaaaaaataacaaagagTATGGGGATGTGGAAAGTGTGAAGAAAGTGGCAATGGAAGTAAGAAGGGATGGAGGGAAGTGGATAGAGAGAGAACATGAGAGAAGAATTTAAacttacacaaaaataaaaatgtgaaaacaaACCATAACTAGAATTGCCACAAGAAAAGCATAAATCTATTGAATCAAGAGGAAGTTGGGTCAACAATTAATTTGCAGGatacttaattttgaacaagTAACTGAATATCTATAGTAAAGGTACTTGCCTGTACCCCTCTTTAAAAGCACCTAAGGCACCTTCCCAATCACCACTGGAGTCCAAAACATCTCCAATGTTAATCTTTGCCAATGCTTGCCCCTGAAATCACCATCTTTTAGAGAACTGTTTCCAGTAAACCTTGCAGCTAGGATATCCAGATAAAATAGGTGCCACAATATTCTATGTCAGGACCAAACTACTACTATAATCATGAAACTACATCTACAGACTATCAGTATACAAATATGAACAATATTGACAACCTGCAACTCGAATTATGGGCTCTTCCTACTGAAAATGGAGATACAATTCAGGATCCACAATAAGATTCATCACCTCCAAGTTTCCAATCAACCTATAGGTTTCCCAGCCCTTTCGATACCATTTAAGGGCTTTGCTGAACTTTCGGAGCTTCTGGTATGACTCTCCAATGACTAAAAAGGAGTCACTCAGCTTCTCTTTGTCGCAAAGTTCACTTGCTaccctcttcttctttttcccgTATTCACGAAGCTAAGCACAATGcaaacatgaaaaaatatgTCAATATCTCaacaaagagagaaaagtATGTAAGGGAATTATTCCTGAGATGAGAATCCGAATATCAATGCCAGTATCCTTCTTAGGAATTCATGTATATTTGCTTCAATCTTCAGTAATTTTTCTCAGACCATAAACAAGGGTTATATGTGAAATCAAAAAGCTTATGCTTCAAGTATATGATAAGGTGATCACACTTTTTCTATCGAAGAACAAATTATAAGACCATAGTGGGTAACATACTTTCAACCATGCAAAAATCATCCTTGATTTCTCAACAAGGCAATCAAGAGAAGCATTCTGTTTCACCAGACATTTCCTTTCATTCTCTGTGCCTCTAGCCATTTCTGTGTTCCTTTCAAGCTTCTTAAGGTTCtgctcttctttttttagttCATCCATCACTTTCATTGCTTCTCTTACAGTTTCAATGTTTTTACCAATTTGATCTGCCAATGCATGCTCATCTTCCAATGATTTTGCCAGATCAAGTGCCTTTTGATAAGATGCAATGGCCTCAGCGTATCTTTGAGTTCTGTAGAGCAGCTCACCAAGATTAATATAACCTTTTGCCTCCCCTTGACAATGCccaatattattacaaataacaaTATCCTTTTTTATGTGCTCATAGGCATTTTTCCATTGCCTGAGCTCCAAGTAAACATTTCCAAGGTTATGATGGAGCCTACTACGCGCATCATCATCTGCAACCATCTCTTCTTCATCACATATCTCCAATCCTTTACTGAGAATCTTCTCTGCTTCATCCAAGTTATCAAGATCTATTTCAAGCATCCCAAGGTTATTATGGGCATCAATGTACTCCTTTATAAAGGAAACTATCTCAGTAGGTGGATTCTCCTTGATAATTTGTGCAAGTTTCATggcaaatttgaaatatttcttggCGTTCCGAACTGAGCAATGGTCATCATCAGACTTCAAAAACATTTCATGGTAAGTTCGCCCAAGCTGAGTGCTGGCTCTTTGTTGCTCAATGAGGTCATTTTGATCCTTTGCGAGCTCTAAATGTTTTTTCTGCCAGATATAAACACATGGAAATTAGTTGGTAACAGACCCAAGTAGGAGAGATTTAGAATATGAAGAAAAGATGGAATATATCAGCAAGTTTGATTGCCAAGAACAGACAGGATGAAAGAGCACAAGTATTTGCAATACGATTACAGAGGgagattattattttgttaaataaagaaataagaaCTAGAGATTATGTTCAGGGGAGTAAACTCTCAAAGTCTGACTTCGGATACCACCATAAAAACAAGCACAGCAGGAACAGCCCCAGACGAATATAGACATGGCTAAAGTGGAGGACCCTATTGTTCAAGAATATTTACACCTCCTAATCGAGATGAGATTTTCAATTATCTTCTCGTGgaacaacaaaaatcaacaCAGTGAAATAACAAGCAGACACCCAACGttctcaaaataataaagcatgattaaatcaattatatctCGAACCAACTTaaacttcaaaaaagaaagagtagGAGCGTCCAAACAACAACACAAACAAGGAGAATAATTCGAAATTCACCATTATCCTTCTTTAACCTGATAAATTAGGGCGTCATTGTACTGAAGGAGGCGCAGGTATAGTTCGCCCAGGGACTGACACGTAGCCAGAAGCTGCTTGTCCGGCAAGTACCTGAGGGAGACCTCGTAG is a window from the Sesamum indicum cultivar Zhongzhi No. 13 linkage group LG15, S_indicum_v1.0, whole genome shotgun sequence genome containing:
- the LOC105178114 gene encoding protein TONSOKU, yielding MPRKEEATQQQQLKAAKRAYDAAVDEGNRQEEARWANVMGHILKNRGEYVEALRWLRKDYEVSLRYLPDKQLLATCQSLGELYLRLLQYNDALIYQKKHLELAKDQNDLIEQQRASTQLGRTYHEMFLKSDDDHCSVRNAKKYFKFAMKLAQIIKENPPTEIVSFIKEYIDAHNNLGMLEIDLDNLDEAEKILSKGLEICDEEEMVADDDARSRLHHNLGNVYLELRQWKNAYEHIKKDIVICNNIGHCQGEAKGYINLGELLYRTQRYAEAIASYQKALDLAKSLEDEHALADQIGKNIETVREAMKVMDELKKEEQNLKKLERNTEMARGTENERKCLVKQNASLDCLVEKSRMIFAWLKLREYGKKKKRVASELCDKEKLSDSFLVIGESYQKLRKFSKALKWYRKGWETYRLIGNLEGQALAKINIGDVLDSSGDWEGALGAFKEGYRMAVKGKLPSLQLSALENIHYSYMIRFDDAEEARGAKLLIDKLKQSKNWELEPEGILGECCSETKTDLDNLSTDDRSDGSFSPKKYKPNLSRVKSDDIDDDLDENMPLVSLLQSVKSIGKQRTKQRTACGSAPNASSRPCGSPTQSISRSTGSFTVNRKRVRVILSDDEGENEEDSCSRRRVRKYAEEGIATSGELTRKYPNSPVHDVQDVSPVASKCTSDACTCPNLESSTCSYKSGTPKLGLQDSKDFRLTGTTEAVGNSNANENGNSIYFGSGNLFQNEISTADVHACFDERCQHLIFKIDQELVHVDPDMCSVGAKLDIERIKVELACLYYLQLSREKRSRGLVPVITHMKYGGRTLESVETLYTLRDHAPGKGLIEVSVGVMVPKNVMKLYIDCCEELSEPPVLEVVRKLYNLEVSEDEIVVSDCQLRDVSVVPLLNALQLHKTLAVLDLSHNLLGNGTMEKIKQVFISSGQNYGGLVLNLHNNQLGPAALFQICECPVLYARLEVLNISGNCLTDACASYLSTILRTCKALYSLDITKCSITSRTIQKVADSLDSESVLTHLCIGRNHPVSGNAIISLLLKLATLNRFQELNLHGIKLSKPVVDSLCQLAKDCCLSGLLLGNTNIGTDCAIKLIKPLSKDTQELVRLDLSFCGLTSDYIVGLRDEASLISGILELNLGGNPIMKEGCSELASLLRNPQYCLRVLVVSKCELGLAGLICMLQALSQNCSLEELNLADNISPNEIQALTNSGVVEQNSNTMQGDINQPKSSLYTLAPDEVETLPHEMCGLNTNENQLEVADSDDDDQVGVEVTLSATVGSQIRTPQSRICLSECQSMQELIASIKRAGNLKMLDLSQNGFPREVTELLFSAWSSGIRASVADSHVDENIVHFSVQGNKCCSVKSCCRKI